In Aspergillus nidulans FGSC A4 chromosome II, a single window of DNA contains:
- a CDS encoding adaptor protein NBP2 (transcript_id=CADANIAT00004893) — MTTATSPPPSQQAVSSPNLTVLPPLVTDTPVKMSSRQRSSSHGKDRLSTFSNLSVASQSRSRPGSHVFPIFHSSLPYALVRDFAYPTIHPFHYGPLPPSASGLSSPVSENRRLSDPPASWDSSRGQWSTQPWGTDTGHGHQQLPAMSFGDGPPYSEDEDLHSPVFSAPRHRRNKSTGSDLNGGGGKISGSNHYTRHMSIAGEYDRGRLVSMNADGSETYYVNDDDDADDGPGGDLVTYPPDESRFTYLGSYTDNHGYGRQEGFDSEEDYAGTHRYSREFQFSVGCPDEEMHGKAVALFDFTREHENELPLTEGQVIFVSYRHGQGWLVAEDPRTGESGLVPEEFVRLVRDIEGGLTSLNGEAEADDDDEYPSPDSTDSQQEITPTFQSAVNGDLGNPKSGNEKGENVAPSELGQLSGGKQ, encoded by the coding sequence ATGACTACAGCAACTTCACCCCCTCCCTCGCAGCAGGCTGTTTCGTCCCCTAACCTTACGGTACTGCCTCCCCTCGTGACTGACACACCTGTCAAAATGTCGAGTCGGCAACGATCGTCGTCGCACGGGAAGGATCGCCTCTCAACATTTTCCAATCTTTCTGTAGCCTCTCAAAGCCGGTCGCGGCCTGGATCACATGTCTTCCCTATATTTCATTCCAGCTTGCCCTATGCTCTGGTGCGGGATTTTGCTTATCCCACTATCCATCCTTTCCATTACGGTCCGCTTCCACCTTCCGCGTCTGGGCTCTCAAGCCCTGTAAGCGAAAATCGACGGTTATCCGACCCTCCAGCATCCTGGGACAGCTCGCGGGGTCAGTGGTCAACACAGCCTTGGGGCACTGATACTGGTCATGGACACCAGCAACTTCCAGCAATGTCATTTGGTGATGGGCCGCCGTAtagtgaagatgaagatctgCACAGCCCTGTGTTTTCTGCACCACGTCATCGCAGAAACAAATCTACAGGGAGCGACCTGAACGGGGGAGGAGGCAAGATTTCTGGCAGTAACCATTATACTCGTCATATGAGTATTGCCGGGGAATACGACCGTGGAAGGCTAGTCAGTATGAATGCGGACGGCAGTGAGACCTATTATGtgaacgatgatgacgacgcTGATGATGGGCCTGGGGGTGACCTTGTCACATACCCGCCGGACGAGAGTCGATTTACTTACCTTGGCTCTTATACTGATAATCACGGTTACGGGCGACAGGAGGGGTTTGATTCGGAGGAAGACTATGCTGGGACGCACCGTTATTCGCGCGAATTTCAGTTTTCAGTTGGATGTCCGGACGAGGAGATGCACGGAAAAGCGGTAGCGCTTTTCGACTTCACAAGGGAGCACGAGAATGAGCTTCCACTGACTGAGGGGCAGGTGATATTTGTCTCGTATCGTCATGGCCAAGGGTGGCTTGTCGCGGAAGATCCGCGAACTGGAGAGAGTGGTTTGGTTCCCGAGGAGTTTGTTCGTTTAGTCCGCGACATTGAAGGGGGCCTCACTTCCTTGaacggggaagctgaagctgatgatgatgatgaatacCCTAGCCCAGACTCAACAGACTCCCAGCAAGAGATCACGCCGACGTTTCAATCGGCAGTTAATGGAGATCTTGGGAACCCCAAAAGTGGCAACGAAAAGGGAGAGAATGTAGCTCCATCAGAGCTGGGGCAGTTATCTGGGGGTAAACAATGA
- a CDS encoding uncharacterized protein (transcript_id=CADANIAT00004894), with amino-acid sequence MHALSWRLVLLVSLFTSAYAHSWVEQLMVIALNGTFVGSPGYPRGNILRSSPSFSDTAMTYLLPPDGKAEVTETDYLCMDTQRKQVQTDGSPRLQASAGAAIALRFQENGHVTLPETQIGKPKNRGTIYVYGTTEPKQDEKLVDVHKVWNEDGTGGDGRGVLLAKRDYDDGRCYQVNGGEISQKRQKEFPHEADQYMGGDLWCQADIALPSNAPSGKPYTIYWIWDWPTAAGVDPGLPNGKQEMYTTCMDVDVLDHSDSRMRQDAKYEHDQSLNSASIPEQFNGIFALQPGDSSEVTPTKPAVETPSSTLSTAPSWSATGRPVATVTVTSFVTSVQFVRPTSNAWTSP; translated from the coding sequence ATGCATGCTCTTAGCTGGAGGCTGGTTCTCCTTGTTTCTCTGTTCACATCAGCGTACGCCCATTCGTGGGTGGAACAGCTTATGGTCATTGCATTAAACGGGACCTTTGTCGGTTCTCCAGGATACCCTCGTGGAAACATCCTCCGCTCGAGTCCTTCATTCAGCGATACCGCAATGACTTACCTACTGCCACCTGATGGCAAAGCGGAAGTCACCGAGACCGATTATCTCTGCATGGACACTCAGCGGAAACAAGTTCAAACTGACGGAAGCCCACGATTACAGGCGAGCGCAGGCGCCGCCATTGCCCTTCGCTTTCAGGAGAATGGCCATGTAACACTTCCGGAAACACAGATAGGGAAGCCCAAAAATCGCGGTACAATCTATGTTTACGGAACGACAGAGCCAAAACAGGACGAAAAGCTTGTGGATGTCCACAAGGTGTGGAATGAGGATGGAACCGGTGGCGATGGGCGCGGAGTTTTGCTGGCAAAGCGGGACTACGATGACGGGCGCTGCTACCAAGTTAATGGTGGTGAGATATCTCAGAAACGACAAAAGGAGTTCCCGCACGAGGCAGACCAATATATGGGAGGCGATCTGTGGTGTCAAGCAGATATCGCTTTACCTAGCAACGCACCATCCGGTAAGCCATACACCATCTATTGGATTTGGGATTGGCCTACCGCCGCCGGCGTTGACCCCGGCTTGCCGAACGGCAAGCAGGAAATGTATACGACCTGCATGGACGTGGATGTGCTTGATCACTCAGACAGCCGGATGAGACAAGACGCAAAGTACGAGCATGACCAGTCCCTGAACAGTGCGTCCATTCCTGAGCAATTCAACGGGATATTTGCGTTGCAGCCTGGCGACTCTTCTGAAGTAACGCCCACGAAACCAGCAGTGGAGACTCCTTCGAGTACTTTGAGCACTGCTCCTTCTTGGTCAGCAACGGGACGTCCAGTAGCAACAGTCACGGTGACTTCCTTCGTGACCTCTGTGCAGTTTGTTCGTCCAACCAGCAATGCCTGGACAAGTCCATAA
- a CDS encoding uncharacterized protein (transcript_id=CADANIAT00004892), with the protein MHLFNPIDSLDPYLSLSRRQSDSNSSSVCGGGGVGTGVKESFTQVNANILLTMRNRDNQTCAGEYVVGNGSNSLLQPDYPCVGPDYIVCCVEWEDMVNVTSNSSPSTDTTTTTTRTTTTNSPTPGLETGADGSGSGGGDGGLSASQKGGIAGGIVGAVAVTSIIFLLFLLLRRRRKQQQHGQEQPVVEESEGRRSDYTGEGKGTERETSGHNVGGGENEIGVAMLASREKAELDASGRALHEMESPTVTKNIKEIGGYRELDGTPLAIAELAVPETGPEHGQNGQKGKTGHEQAP; encoded by the exons ATGCACCTGTTTAACCCCATCGACTCCCTCGACCCTTATTTATCACTCAGCCGTCGCCAATCAGACTCAAACTCAAGCAGCgtctgcggcggcggcggcgtagGCACCGGC GTAAAGGAATCCTTTACACAGGTCAATGCCAACATTCTGCTGACGATGAG GAACCGTGATAACCAGACTTGCGCGGGCGAGTATGTCGTTGGGAACGGG TCTAACTCGCTACTGCAGCCCGACTACCCGTGTGTCGGACCGGATTATATTGTCTGCTGTGTCGAATGGGAAGATATGGTGAATGTTACTTCTAATTCATCCCCGAGTACGGATacgacgacaacaacaacaagaaCGACGACAACGAACTCACCTACACCTGGCCTCGAaacaggagcagatggcagtggcagtggtggtgGCGATGGCGGACTGTCAGCGTCCCAGAAGGGAGGGATAGCGGGGGGAATAGTGGGTGCTGTTGCGGTTACAAGTATtatcttcttgctgttttTACTCCTtcgaaggagaagaaagcagcagcaacacgGGCAGGAACAACcggtggttgaagaaagcgAGGGACGAAGATCTGATTACActggagaggggaaaggaacGGAGAGGGAGACAAGTGGACATAATGTAGGTGGCGGAGAAAATGAGATAGGGGTTGCGATGCTGGCGTCGAGGGAGAAAGCCGAGCTGGATGCTTCCGGTCGGGCGCTGCATGAGATGGAGTCACCGACGGTAACGAAGAACATAAAGGAGATTGGTGGGTATAGGGAATTGGATGGCACTCCGCTGGCAATTGCTGAGCTGGCTGTTCCTGAGACTGGTCCTGAACATGGACAAAATGGACAGAAGGGGAAAACTGGGCACGAACAAGCGCCTTAA
- a CDS encoding uncharacterized protein (transcript_id=CADANIAT00004891) yields the protein MDFDSLKNQVSNLTLYDLKAGVRKVQNAVMNYTEMEAKVREATNNEPWGASTTLMQEIATGTHHYQLLNEIMPMIYKRFTDKTSEEWRQIYKALQLLEFLIKNGSERVVDDARSHLSLIRMLRQFHYIDPNGKDQGINVRNRAQELVKLLGDVELIRAERKKARANRNKFRGFEGGSGMGGGIGSSGGGRYGGFGSDSLSFGGYSGGVYGDGGGFGGATGDFEDTGRRGNRFEEYDEYDEADAAPTRRHAASPPRVQKETKKPEAPKAPEPDLVDLLEDEPAPAPASTASSVAAGKQPAGNNGLNMLDPNPADDDDFDDFQSAPSAPSSSNTFSIPPPASTVSTTSTTQFAAPRPVSGTQGSNLNGIVGFTSMTPTPTSSGVSSPVLPTQNSKIAQQPRPTGYQAATPNYFTSVATQQTPSAPLGHRPSMPSTSSFSSATGPTAASKGSKPTASKASGDAFGSLWSAASANAGIQKSAANASKGPNLASMAKEKASAGIWGTPSPSLSSPVSQQQPQQGAKTGSSGLDDLLG from the exons ATGGATTTCGATTCCCTCAAGAACCAAGTCAGTAACCTGACTCTTTATGATCTCAAGGCGGGAGTGCGCAAGGTCCAAAATG CCGTCATGAATTACACTGAGATGGAGGCCAAG GTCCGAGAAGCTACAAACAATGAGCCTTGGGGTGCCTCAACAACATTAATGCAGGAGATTGCCACTGGAACTCATCACTA TCAATTACTCAATGAGATCATGCCCATGATTTACAAGCGATTTACGGACAAGACATCGGAAGAATGGCGACAGATCTATAAG GCCCTCCAACTACTCGAATTTCTCATCAAGAACGGGTCCGAACGTGTTGTTGACGATGCCCGATCGCACCTGTCCCTCATTCGTATGCTTCGCCAATTCCACTACATCGATCCCAATGGGAAGGACCAAGGAATCAACGTCCGCAATCGAGCGCAGGAATTAGTGAAGCTTCTGGGCGATGTTGAGCTGATCCGCgctgagaggaagaaggctaGGGCCAACCGTAACAAATTTCGCGGTTTCGAGGGTGGATCGGGCATGGGAGGTGGAATTGGGAGTTCTGGAGGAGGTCGCTATGGAGGTTTTGGCAGCGATAGTCTCTCTTTTGGCGGCTATAGTGGTGGTGTCTACGGTGACGGcggcggctttggaggcGCAACTGGGGATTTCGAAGATACTGGTAGACGTGGCAATCGCTTTGAGGAATACGACGAATAcgatgaagcagatgctgctccAACCCGAAGGCATGCGGCTAGTCCTCCCCGTGTTcagaaagaaacgaaaaagCCCGAGGCGCCGAAAGCTCCTGAGCCGGACCTCGTCGACTTACTCGAGGACGAACCCGCACCGGCTCCTGCCTCAACCGCATCCTCCGTTGCCGCCGGAAAGCAGCCCGCGGGCAACAATGGGCTCAACATGCTTGACCCTAACCCGgctgatgacgatgactttGACGATTTCCAGTCCGCCCCCTCAGCACCCTCGTCATCCAATACATTCAGCATCCCTCCACCCGCTTCAACCGTCAGCaccacttccaccactcAATTTGCCGCTCCTCGACCAGTGTCCGGAACACAAGGGTCAAACTTGAATGGCATCGTCGGCTTCACCTCGATGACGCCGACACCGACGTCGAGTGGtgtttcttctcctgttcTCCCAACGCAGAACTCAAAGATAGCTCAGCAGCCAAGACCTACCGGCTATCAGGCGGCGACCCCCAATTATTTCACTTCCGTTGCCACCCAGCAAACGCCGTCTGCTCCTTTAGGCCACCGGCCATCTATGCCGTCCACTTCGTCTTTTTCATCTGCAACTGGTCCGACCGCTGCATCCAAAGGTAGCAAGCCTACAGCCTCAAAGGCCTCTGGTGATGCATTCGGGTCACTTTGGTCCGCAGCCAGTGCGAATGCTGGAATTCAGAAGTCCGCAGCCAACGCCAGCAAAGGGCCTAACCTGGCAAGCATGGCCAAGGAAAAGGCAAGTGCAGGTATCTGGGGGACGCCTTCGCCCAGCTTGTCGTCACCAGTatcccagcaacaaccacAGCAAGGGGCAAAGACGGGTAGCTCGGGGCTGGATGACCTTCTGGGCTAA
- the hmg1 gene encoding hydroxymethylglutaryl-CoA reductase (NADPH) HMGR1 (transcript_id=CADANIAT00004895): protein MASVLIRRKFGTEGGSDAEPSWLKRQVTGCLQSISRRACIHPIHTIVVIALLASTTYVGLLEGSLFDSFRNSNNVAGHVDVDSLLLGNRSLRLGEGTSWKWQVEDSLNQDDQKVGNPELKREVDQHLALTTLIFPDSISKSASTAPAADAIPVPANASAQLLPHTPNLFSPFSHDSSLVFTLPFDQVPQFLRAVQELPDPTLEDDEGEQKRWIMRATRGPVSGPNGTISSWLSDAWSSFVDLIKHAETIDIIIMTLGYLAMYLSFASLFFSMKQLGSKFWLATTVLFSGMFAFLFGLLVTTKFGVPINILLLSEGLPFLVTTIGFEKPIILTRAVLSASIDKKRQGSATSTPSSIQDSIQTAIREQGFEIIRDYCIEISILIAGAASGVQGGLRQFCFLAAWILFFDCLLLFTFYTTILCIKLEITRIRRHVTLRKALEEDGITQSVAEKVASSNDWFGAGSDNSDADDASVFGRKIKSNNVRRFKFLMVGGFVLVNVVNMTAIPFRNSSLSPLCNVFSPTPIDPFKVAENGLDAIYVSAKSQKLETLVTVVPPIKYKLEYPSVHYAKLGESQSIEIEYTDQLLDAVGGHVLNGVLKSIEDPVISKWIIAVLTLSIVLNGYLFNAARWSIKEPQAAPAPKEPAKPKVYPKIDLNAGPKRSMEECEAMLKAKKAAYLSDEELIELSLSGKLPGYALEKSLENEELMSRVDAFTRAVKIRRAVVSRTPATSAVTSSLETSKLPYKDYNYALVHGACCENVIGTLPLPLGVAGPLVIDGQSYFIPMATTEGVLVASASRGAKAINAGGGAVTVLTGDGMTRGPCVGFPTLARAAAAKVWLDSEEGKSVMTAAFNSTSRFARLQHLKTALAGTYLYIRFKTTTGDAMGMNMISKGVEKALHVMATECGFDDMATISVSGNFCTDKKAAALNWIDGRGKSVVAEAIIPGDVVRNVLKSDVDALVELNTSKNLIGSAMAGSLGGFNAHASNIVTAIFLATGQDPAQNVESSSCITTMKNTNGNLQIAVSMPSIEVGTIGGGTILEAQGAMLDLLGVRGSHPTNPGDNARQLARIVAAAVLAGELSLCSALAAGHLVRAHMAHNRSAAPTRSATPVSAAVGATRGLSMTSSR from the exons ATGGCTTCCGTGTTGATTCGGAGGAAGTTTGGGACAGAAGGAGGCAGTGATGCTGAACCTTCCTGGCTGAAGCGCCAGGTTACCGGCTGCCTGCAGTCGATCTCTCGTCGCGCCTGCATCCATCCTATCCACACAATCGTCGTGATCGCCCTTCTGGCGAGTACAACATATGTCGGCCTGCTTGAGGGCAGCTTATTCGATTCGTTCAGAAATTCGAACAATGTTGCTGGCCATGTGGATGTTGactcgctcctcctcggtaACAGGAGTCTCCGGTTGGGCGAAGGCACATCATGGAAGTGGCAAGTTGAGGACTCACTGAATCAGGACGACCAAAAGGTGGGGAATCCTGAACTAAAGAGGGAG GTCGACCAACATCTTGCTTTGACGACTTTGATATTTCCGGACTCTATTTCGAAATCCGCGTCGACCGCTCCTGCTGCCGACGCTATCCCAGTTCCCGCCAATGCCTCCGCTCAGCTTCTCCCTCATACGCCTAATCTCTTCTCGCCATTCTCTCACGACTCCTCTCTTGTCTTCACCCTTCCTTTCGACCAGGTTCCTCAATTTCTGAGAGCGGTCCAGGAGCTTCCTGACCCGACgcttgaagatgacgaaggTGAACAAAAACGATGGATTATGCGTGCTACCCGCGGCCCGGTCAGTGGACCGAATGGAACCATCAGCTCCTGGCTGTCGGATGCGTGGAGTTCCTTTGTGGATTTGATCAAG CATGCCGAAACcatcgatatcatcatcatgacTCTAGGTTATCTTGCGATGTATCTTAGCTTTGCCTCTCTGTTCTTCTCTATGAAACAGTTGGGGTCGAAGTTTTGGCTTGCTACCACTGTCCTTTTCTCGGGCATGTTCGCTTTCCTGTTTGGTCTCCTCGTTACCACGAAGTTTGGCGTTCCGATCAACATTCTCCTTCTATCAGAGGGCCTCCCGTTCCTTGTTACGACAATTGGGTTTGAAAAGCCGATTATTCTCACCAGGGCAGTTCTTAGTGCGTCGATCGACAAGAAACGCCAAGGTTCAGCGACTTCGACTCCCAGTTCTATTCAGGATTCGATTCAGACCGCAATCCGAGAACAGGGTTTCGAGATTATTCGAGACTACTGTATCGAAATCTCCATTCTTATTGCaggagctgcttctggagTTCAGGGCGGTCTGAGACAATTTTGCTTCCTCGCTGCTTGGATCCTTTTCTTCGACTGCCTTTTGCTCTTCACCTTCTACACGACTATCCTCTGCATTAAGCTTGAGATCACACGTATCAGGCGCCATGTGACCCTTCGCAAGGCtctggaggaagatggtatTACGCAGAGTGTTGCCGAAAAGGTCGCCTCGAGCAATGATTGGTTTGGTGCCGGATCGGACAATAGCGACGCAGATGACGCTAGTGTTTTTGGACGGAAAATCAAATCGAACAATGTTCGCCGCttcaagttcttgatggtCGGGGGTTTTGTGCTGGTCAACGTGGTGAATATGACTGCAATCCCTTTCCGGAATTCGAGCTTGTCACCTCTCTGCAATGTCTTCTCGCCTACACCGATAGATCCCTTCAAGGTTGCTGAGAACGGTCTGGATGCCATCTACGTTTCCGCTAAAAGCCAGAAGTTGGAGACATTAGTGACAGTTGTCCCGCCCATCAAGTACAAACTTGAGTATCCGTCGGTGCATTATGCTAAGCTGGGAgagagccagtctattgaAATTGAATATACCGACCAGcttctggatgctgtggGCGGACACGTCCTCAACGGCGTTTTGAAGAGCATTGAGGACCCAGTTATCAGCAAGTGGATCATTGCAGTGTTGACTTTGAGCATAGTCCTCAACGGCTATCTATTTAACGCCGCAAGATGGAGCATCAAGGAACCACAAGCCGCCCCCGCTCCTAAGGAACCGGCCAAGCCAAAGGTCTATCCCAAAATCGACTTGAACGCTGGCCCTAAGAGGAGCATGGAGGAATGTGAGGCAATGCTAAAAGCGAAAAAGGCAGCCTACCTTAGCGATGAGGAGCTGATTGAACTTTCACTCTCTGGCAAACTTCCTGGATATGCTCTGGAGAAGTCATTGGAAAATGAGGAACTTATGAGCCGTGTTGATGCCTTCACCCGGGCAGTCAAAATCCGCAGGGCTGTAGTATCGAGGACCCCCGCAACTTCTGCAGTCACCAGCTCTTTGGAAACTTCTAAGCTGCCCTATAAGGATTACAATTATGCGCTTGTCCATGGTGCTTGCTGTGAGAACGTTATTGGCACcctgcctctgcctcttgGAGTTGCCGGTCCCCTTGTTATTGATGGTCAAAGCTATTTCATTCCCATGGCAACAACTGAAGGTGTTTTGGTAGCCAGTGCCAGTCGAGGCGCCAAGGCTATTAacgctggtggtggtgcagTGACTGTCTTAACTGGCGATGGCATGACTCGCGGTCCCTGTGTCGGGTTTCCTACACTTGCacgcgcagctgcagctaAGGTCTGGCTCGACTCCGAGGAGGGTAAGAGCGTCATGACAGCAGCATTCAACTCTACCAGCCGCTTTGCTCGACTGCAGCACCTGAAGACTGCCCTTGCCGGTACCTACTTGTATATCCGGTTCAAGACGACTACTGGCGATGCCATGGGTATGAACATGATTTCGAAAGGCGTTGAGAAAGCACTCCATGTCATGGCTACAGAGTGTGGATTCGACGACATGGCCACCATCTCTGTGTCTGGCAACTTTTGTACCGACAAGAAAGCAGCTGCTCTCAACTGGATTGACGGCCGCGGCAAATCAGTTGTGGCTGAGGCTATTATCCCCGGTGATGTTGTGCGCAATGTGCTAAAGagtgatgttgatgccttGGTGGAATTGAACACTAGCAAGAATCTGATTGGCAGTGCAATGGCAGGTAGCTTGGGCGGATTCAACGCTCACGCATCAAACATTGTTACTGCAATCTTTCTCGCAACTGGTCAAGACCCCGCGCAAAATGTggagagcagcagctgcaTTACCACGATGAAGAA TACAAATGGCAATCTTCAGATCGCTGTGTCTATGCCTTCAATTGAGGTTGGCACTATCGGTGGTGGTACTATCCTCGAAGCGCAGGGTGCTATGCTTGACTTACTAGGCGTCCGTGGCTCTCACCCCACCAACCCCGGCGACAACGCGCGTCAGCTGGCTCGTATTGTGGCAGCCGCAGTGCTTGCTGGCGAACTGAGTCTATGCTCTGCGCTTGCGGCTGGACATCTTGTCAGAGCGCACATGGCCCACAACCGCAGTGCCGCTCCCACTCGGTCAGCGACCCCGGTCTCAGCGGCTGTTGGTGCTACGCGGGGACTGTCCATGACGTCTTCAAGATAG
- a CDS encoding uncharacterized protein (transcript_id=CADANIAT00004896) → MDLRESLHKMYLEAYQISRKLSAITTPYAEILPQRLVYSKRPDSTFGALSTPFEATAPHSLAPA, encoded by the coding sequence ATGGATTTGCGAGAAAGTCTTCACAAGATGTACCTGGAAGCGTATCAGATCTCCAGGAAGCTGTCTGCAATCACTACTCCGTACGCTGAAATCTTGCCCCAGCGGCTCGTCTATTCCAAGCGGCCAGACTCTACCTTCGGAGCACTCTCCACCCCTTTCGAAGCCACCGCTCCACATTCTCTTGCTCCCGCTTAG